The genomic stretch GATTTTAAATTGTGTAATTTTCTAACTTAAAATTATTGATGATTGATTATTTCTTACTGCTGCTACTGGATGATTAGTTGcaactttattgtccaaatTAACAACATCatgctttttgtttctgttcactGTTTGCACTGTACATACTTTGCCTTTGGCTCAtgaaactactactactactactacataCAAATGATGACCATGGACCTTTTCATAATACCTCTGAGTGTAAACATGCATTAGCAGAGGCAGCAAAACTCTGTGACTGAATCCCTTCAAACGTGAACAAAGGGCATAGAATCAGCAATAATAATTCTTGGCAGTTTGTGAAACAATGACGTTAAAAGGTGTTTACCGGTCTCTTTCATGAGAGAAATACTCTCCTCCTTGCGCTCATCATACACGCGTGTCCCTGCCACCTCTCTCAGCAGCTTCAGACGCTGGGAGTCGGGTGCTGTGGCCATTTGGTTGATCTGCATGAAATATTGACATCACATGTGAGATTGAATACCCTGCTGCTCAATGTAGTACTGacattctgtttaaaaagtcatacATAAATATTTTCTTGTTATGATGGtaacaagacagaaaaagactTACAGTAAGGAACAGTTAACACTCTTTTTAGAGCCCTGGTCAAATGCTGCAGTGACTTACTtaccaacaacaaacaaactctaATGTGCTAAATGTGTGTGAGGTTGGCATCCACTCCGTTCTCACCTTTCCCTGCTTGACGATGTAGTAGGGGTTACTGCGAGAGAAGCCGGCACTCTCCAGGAGGTTCATTACATCATTCTTACTGCAACGATCACAGACGCAATCAAACAAGTGACACTGATTCACAGAGTTGTTATATCCTTTGATTACATGGGCAGTCGGCCCACAGCCATACTTACGTCACCATCTTCTTGTCTAAGAAGTACTGGTCCTTCTTTGCGCCAATGACGCGGCGAAGGGAGACTTCCTCTTTGTCGATCTAGAGGGAGAGAAATGTATTGCTGGTCAAGAGGagaatctcacacacacacacacacacacacacacacacacacacacacaacagcaacaggTTATGTCACAGTATTACATGGCTGCATGATTACAGTTTTACACCCAGGTAAAAGCAATTTTTTGATTGTTAGAGTGATGCAAACATCCGCCGTTCATCATCAAAATAATAACCATTGTGTGTACTGGAGGCAGAAGGCACAACAATTGGTGGTCATACAAGTTGTCAGCAATTTAGGGAGCCAGCAAACATAAACTGAACAACTTAATATAGTGTTAATGCACCACTTCCACTAGTAACCTGGACTGTGATTGAAGAGGATCGTAAGAAAGTAAAGTGAAAATTTAAAAAGGTGGTGGCACATCTGGTTCTTTGCCACATGCATAGATTGTATTATATGCATATTTAAAGTCTTATAAGTTTCTTAAGTCGTACAActacatgtttaaaatgtgttcaatTTTCAAAACTTCTAAATTCAGTTGGTAATTTGAAAGTTAAATgctacaactttttttttttatatattccaGTATACTCTAGTTTTGGTGCTTTACAAATCAGGGCAACAGAGCATTTGTCACATACAAATTGACAAGACTTTACTAAAGTCAGAAAGAATCAAtaagtgtgtgtgcagaaagAGTAAAGGGATTAATATGAACTGTTCGCCATTCCTACCGGCAGCCGGTTGTCAGAGTTGTCAAATATAATCTCCACAAATGCCGAAATGACACGAGGACCAGTTCCCTCCTACAGTGACATGGGAGGAAATACATGTTCAATACAAAGAAATTAATGTTTACACGTATGAATAACGCttgccattttttaaaatctcaaaCTTCTATACAAACAAACTCATAATTTTAACAGAAATGCAACTAATCATGTAAAGAGTTTTGTAATccattttatatcatcaggaagtTATGAAAGTCTTCGTCAACGTAAGCATGTCTGACAAGGAAAATAGAACACATTCACTGCGTCAGGGGGGCACTTCATTTTCAGTCACTGGGATCTGTAGTGTGTCTGACATTTGCCCTTTACTTACATGGAGGAGGGCCAGGCGCTGTTCAGGTCGCAGGTGACTGAACTCATCACTGAGCACAAACTGGATGGctaagaaaacaaagaggagacACAGTTTTAGAGAACAAAAATGCTGAGGGAAAAATGTCTGACAGTTGTGTTGTATAATCATTTGAGGCTATCTTACCGTAGAAAAAGTTACTTTTTCCTGACCCATTTCTTCCAACtgtaacagaaaagaaacactgaatgaGGATATCATAAGGTATGTCCACAGCCACCTACATGAGACAAGTCTTTAGCGCACCAATATTGGCTGACAACTTCAATAGGTGCATTCAAAGTACATCCAgatattattacaaaataaatatatcacataaaaaaacacgAGTGGACAGTTGAGGTGAGCACATACACACCAATGACATTGTGCTTTGGACTGAAAGGGTCTACCACCGTTTGGTCCCTGTAACTTCGGAACCCCTGGATGATGACCTGCACAAGAACCCAGAGACCACCGTAAGTAAACAGTCATTCAACATCCTCATATTTGGGTTAAATATACTGTACCAAAGACGTGGTCATGTGAAGCTAATAGAGAGGAAATTTTCCTTAATGCAGCATTATAACAACCTGTGCCCCGTGTATACAAAGTCGACTCGAGCTGTACAACTTGTGTGCTAAGCGCCGCATCACATAAATCATACCCGGTGTACGACTTCCACCAGGGCCTTTACTGTCGGCTACTGTACGGGCCACTTTTCATTCAGGACGTCAACGCTTTTGCATACTTACtgacaaagaaataaacaatttaacCAACCACAATACTATCAACGCTCATATTTACATGTAATGGAATTGTCTGCTAAGTGTTATTGTGCAACATTAATAGAAACGAGACAAATCCGCTAACAGAACGTTAGCCTTGTACGTTAGCGTTAGCTTAGCATCCTGAGAAGGAGAACGGGCTGTCCAATTTAAGATAGATCAATGTAGCCTTAGCTAGCTTTAGCAAGCTAGCTCTTAACCTAGTTGTCGTCTTTGGTGCGATTTTTCTTAGCTATGCATACATATCAACGTTAGAATGTGTGCAAGACCTCGTTATTCCGGTCCCAATCGCTGTCTATGATAATGTTAACATAGCCTTATTAACGATAGGCCAGTGATAGCCTGCAACAAGCACAAGTCTGATGCCGTTAGCTTACCTGTTTGATGTACATGGCTGTCTATGCAGGCTGTCTCCTTGGCTGAATTTGGAGATAAGCTCCCCTCCTCCACTAAATTGGAGAAGCCGGGTGTTTAATAACccaaactcaacaaaatattcGAAATAAATGCATTCAAATTTGGTGAAACCCTGTGTGGCAACAGAGAATAACATGGAAAATGGCGGCGGGGGCGGGATAAAATGGGCAATACCATTGTGTGAAAACAGGGTTGTAGTAATAGATGTATACTACATTATATGCAATAGTGAAATTATTTAGACCGAATCCGTCAACGAAAAAGCAgtatacacattcacacatgaaGTTTACACTTTGGTCATTATACAAATTtacataaataatatatttgACACGACGTTATGTTTTGACCTCCCTATTTGTACAGTTGGTAcagtcttcctgtctgtcttctaGGCGCCAAAGACCGAAAAGAGTGGATGGCACACTGCGTGCAATCTGAAGGgaagttaaaaaaacaagccGGTCAATAGATAATGGTAgctttattaattattaacaaATGATACACTTTATTATGTCTGTGAATTGTATTAGCACACTGTGAATCTGATTCTAATGGGAATTTTgagtggttgtttttttgttgggtttgttgggtttttttcaccTGAGGCTGGTTTTCAATAATCTAATGCATTACTTTTCAATAAGTTTTCCACTTAGTCACACTAACTTGTTGACTGATAATCTTGAAATGTGCATTCTGACTGAATGGTGCTGTTCTATATCTGCTTATAAAGGCCAACTTAGTCACTGCAGGTGTCACTGTTGCCCCTCCAGTTGTATGTGTGCCTGGTCTGCTAGAAGTTCTACTCTAAATGCAAAGTATATAAAGTAGGCTATAGATTCTGTTCTGTCTTACTGTTTATGGGAACAGGCTGTGGTAACTTACATGTAACTTCTCAATTAAAGACCCATCGACTAAAATCACAATGCTAGAATGATTACATGACAacagcttttattttcatggtgaaaacatttattaaacacATATTCATATCCACATTAttgaaaaaacatcagacagacagtagtTTTCAAATAAATTAGGTTTCAATGCCTGACTGTATTTGTGAATAGGCAAATAAATCACAATAACAACCTAAGGCATGTATATTGCAGTTTATTActgtgctgtgttgttttaTCACTGCAGTTCAGAAGACAGGGAAGCAGCATCAGACTGTGTAAGCCCATAGATTTCATGGGCCCATGAACTGAATACTATtatcttttctctttctgttacTGATCTCAGGTCTATCTGCTCTGCTGATTTCAACACAAGGCACACAGAcagcattattttttctttttctttttctttcaagtAAGACTACAAGCAGTCACAGTTCATTTTAAGGCAGTGCAGTTATTGGGCTCAGTTTGAACTGGTGGTGGACCGGGGCCTGCAGGCAAGAGGTAGGGAGGGTGAACACAGATGGCTCAAAGTTTTTGCTGTTGAAGGTAGTGGTGAAGTCGTTGGCAAAAAAGCAGGCGGACTCTGGGGCGCAGGGTGTGGCTGGTTCAGGTGTGGCCGCGTGAGCCGGGGCCGTCGAGAGGACCTCGGAttcaaactgcagcagctgaccCATGAAACTGAAGTTGGGTGAGACAACTGCCCGGCGCTGCTTGATGATGTCGAAGGCCGCATCTAGCCGCAGCTGCTGCGTCCTCATGATGTAGGCCATGCAGATGGTGGGTGAGCGTGAGATGCCTGCCTCGCAGTGGACCAGGACCTTTCCCCCTGATTGCTTAACGTGATctggaaagagaagaagatgagGCAAAACCAACGTTAATGATCCGTGGGGAGAGGGGGCAGGTGATTATCAGTAAAACTGTGACACAAAATCAAACAGCAGTTTAATTATTGTAAATCAATTTAAgccacatttcatttatttgtttttatttgtgtttatctgtaatctatgtttttttttttaggtcaagTTATATGGTGAAGAGGTTCAACAGGGAGGTTTAAACAGAATAACAACAAATAtggaaaatcacattttcaccgtgtaataattgCCTACTCTTTACTCCCACTCGCTTATTTATATGAACACTTTTCACATAAtatattcttttctttctctctcacacccaGACAGCTTATGGACAAACAGGAACGCCAATCTTGTCAGTACATCTCATTTATAAGCACAGAAATGTACACACATCCTATACCAGTTTCAGGGGTGAGACTTGTCTGAGTCACAGAGTGCAGCTGCACATGAGACTTTCTTTCTCCTACACGTCTGCGGAGGCACTGGGTGCACAGTTCAATTTGTATGTTCTGAAGCCCACACAAAAATCTCCTCTCTGTCATCTGTATAAGTGTCGCTCATGACACATTTCAAGATCCTGTTAATTCTTAGAACTACTGCCAACACCTACGTGTCTCCATACTGTCTGTCTCGTTCAAGTTTGATCTACCTACAGACGCTTAATTCCACCTACACCTGTGCCTCTCTCTATCTattaaacagaaacatcaaGGGCCACTTCTGCCTGCTCCCAAGAGCCATTGCAGGCAGGGACCAATGATGATTTCTGATTTCATGAACCTCCCATCTGGAGCGGAGGATGCAACAAGAGAGGGAAGAGGGGTGAAAAGAAGGAGTGACAGCAGCCGTGGGTGTTTTAATAACCGACCTCAAGCGTTGGCTGGAGATGTCATGACACACTTTGACAGCTGCTTTCATCCAGGGTGTCAATAATATTTATTATCTCCTCCCTGACTGTACATCAGCCAccaggtcagatgagttttCTGACTGCTGATTGATTTCCTTTTGGGGAGCGGCTGCAGCTCGCTGAGGATTTGTGTGCACCACATTTCTAATCGCTTGGCATGGTTGATGAATTTTGGAGTCCCTCTTTGAATGTAGGCTAAACCTGCCCCTGGAACAATTTTCGGCCTTATGTAATCGTAGACGGGCTTTACACAAAAGACACCCTAAATGTGGGCTGCATCCCCAAACAATGCATAATACCAACAATAGCAGCCACTCAGTACTGGTCAGCCAAGCTGCTCGTTGGTGAGCTTTGTCCTTGGTTATGCCTGGCTATAAATAGCCACCAGCACATTGTGTACATCTTTTGCTAGCTGCTGCTATTATCCCgcacctctctcctctcccacacgctctctgttcctctctaACACATTAGCCTACCTGCTGCCCTCAGGCCCATCAATGATTTCCACCTGCAAGCAGCCAACAACTGTGCTTTCTCACTGTGTGTCAGCCAGCTGGCTTTTATCTTCATAaacaactgtgtttgtgtgtgtcagtcagcctcccccccccttccccagcctcctccacccaccCATTACTGAACACGGACAGCTCACCCAGTTGTCACACTGGCCACACCCGGCAGAGTAAAGCCATTAAGATTAGGCCTGGGAGGCGATGACCGCATGGGAGCGTCTTTTCTAAGTTAAGATGCagggggagggatggagagaggtcGGAAGGGAACGGGGGGGTGGGGGCAGTGAGCAAATCCTGAATGAAAGCAGACTGGCTGGATACGTTGGTGAGGGATTGGAGGCAGGCGATCAAGTTAAACTGATTACAGCTGGGTTTCTTATAGTCCTCTATTTGTGAATGGTAGCAGGTGAGAGGCAGCGACAAGGGGGGGCTTATTCCGACATGCAGAAATAAACCCACCTATGTTTAGGTGACTCAGCTTAGGgaggtttggttttttttaagactCCTTGGGGTGATGTTGCACTATAAATATAGTGAATACGGGGATTCATGGTATCCCAGAAAAAGACACTCTATCTTAGTGGTGGTGTATTTATTTCCCTCACTGGCAAACTGGCTGACTGAACTCCATCTTCCTAACCCCGTCACGTTTTAGATTTCAGATTCAGTCAGACAATAGTGAATTGAGAGCCATTCCCTTCAACTCACCAATAAACTCTATGGCCTCCTGGAAGTGGGAGCTGATGTCAGCCATGTGGCTGTCCTCCACCGGGATCCACTTGTAGTCGTAGTGGCCCTTCGTCGGCTGTAGGTCCCTGCGTGACACGTTGAGCAAGGCCGTGATGTGAAGGTCGCAGAGATAGTCCTGTCTGGAGGCATGGTAGGCACTACCGAGGTAGAGGAAAGGCAGGATCTCTACAGGTTTACCCtgaagggcagagagagagagagaaagagaggtgggGGTGTGAATTCATGTAGGTAAGGAGCACAATATACAAGATTTCACAGCCACCTGACAAGATAAAACACTGGATGACAGATTTTGTTGCATCAGCTTAGTAAGTATGCACTCATCGGTCCAAGCCACAACATCCAAACACCTGTCAGACCCACAACATTACATTCATCTGCAGACAAAACGCATGGTTGCACACAGCTGCAGGAATGACTTTACCCTAGTGAATTAACTCATAATATGTCAgccacagacacaacacagcatgTGCTGTCTATCTGGGCAGTGGAGGAGATAGAAGAAAGGTCAGAGATGAAAGAgggtttttcctctctgtgaggTGTCCTGGTGCTCTCCCCTCTTTTGCGAGCCACACATGAGATGGCCAGGGAGCAGCGAAGGTCACAGAATATCAGAGTAtgttgagaaaaatgttttgatgccAAATATAAGTCTGTCTGATGCCAGCAGGGCTCGTCAGGATGAggttagaaaataaaatgaaaagaaaactggctccctgtgtgtgtgagtgtgtgtgagagagagagagtgggaagCACTGTGTTGTGAAGGGTGTTTCCATACCTGATCGTAATCTGGTTTGTGGTGAGAAAGCTTCTCGCTGTGGCTGCTGTTGACTCTTTTCTCGGTTTCACTTCCGCTCTGGTCGACGGTTTTCATCTCAGTGCAAAGTTCAGGGTACTGAGAGTGGAAGTTCTCGTATCCTCCTGAGAGAAGGTGAAGGGGGGGAAATAAACCGTGAGCACGTAACCGTGATAAACAAGCTTAGAATaattctccacacacacacacacacacacacacacacgtacaaagTACACTTCTTGTGAAATAGcagtgtttatgaaacagtctcagcaCCGGATTATAACCTTTATAACCTGATTATAAGCGCGTAATTAATTAGACGCAGTGGAAGGACCGGTAATCCTTTTAAGAGCAACATCCTGAGGACGCAGAGGTGACAGACGGAAATGGATGAGTTTCaaatacattaacaaaaacacctTAAAGAAACGTCTCGGGTGAcgtgttgtttttaatttattttatatctttatatatatattaatcaaGTCACTGCACCACCAATTTTACTTGCGTTACTCCCGCACTGACTCATCCGCTCCGTTGACGCACGCAGGACATTTATCTCTCCAAGAAGTGAGAGAAAAATGTTCCCAACGCGAGCGAGGACGATAATCAGAGGAAGGTGACTTGGCCTTAACGGATCCGGGTAATAAggaacagtaaaaagaaaaatgtatataGCCTACTGAGAAGGCCTTTCTTTATTCCCAGTCTATGAATCACGTGAATACATTAGACCTGTTCATTGGCTATAAGAGTGGCCTATATTTTAAGtttaaggggaaaaaacaaacacaaaaaactacagacTCGTTCAGTCAATCCCaagacatatatatacatatatgaaaaaaaagtttactcAAATGTGAAGCTGAGAATTTGTTGTCACAGTCTatttaatgaaaaacaactagattgaaacactttattttctggatttaaaaaaaaagtcccaaaGCTCTCACCTTTCAGGAAACAGATGTTCGCCCCGCTCGCTAGATGTGACAGAGTGTTTATTACTATTTGTGCTACACTGTCCTTCTTCAGCTTCTGCCAGTGGGACGTCCGGTCATCCAGAGCCACGATGGCCGATATGCTCCCCTCCCGCAGCCGAAGCAGGGCTCTCTCATCTGGGATGACAAACTGCAGAGGCACCGGACCCCCTCGAGACCTCCGGACCACCACTGAGTTGAGATTGACATTGACAGAGCCTCTGATGCTGGAGTTCGTGAATGAGAAATAGGGTCGGCAATCCACAATGAGGCAGCTCCCGGACTCCTTCCTGATGATCTTCCTCAGACGCCGGCAGTCGATGCTAGACACCTTCATCTTGAGTTGTTGTTATTGCCTAAAGAATGAACTGGATTACTCCTGTGCGGCGGATACGGGCGAGTGAGGAGTCCCGTGCGCGTCTGTGCCTACATGTCCTCTAAGGGGATTCCGGCCCATCAGTTTTATGTGAATGGAACCTCCGGCGCGTGACGTCAGGAACCATATATGGACACCGGCGAGGTGTGATCGCAGCAGAAAAACCCGCCCACTGCTATGACTGGACTGTGGCTCCGCCCCCGGTGCTGCCAAGTCAAAACCACACTGCAGTGTGCTCGATTCAGCTATTACTCACTGTGTGTCCTCCAGCAGCACCAGgttctttcattttcagcttCCACTTTGTGTTCAGTGGACACCtctggacat from Sparus aurata chromosome 1, fSpaAur1.1, whole genome shotgun sequence encodes the following:
- the dusp5 gene encoding dual specificity protein phosphatase 5; this translates as MKVSSIDCRRLRKIIRKESGSCLIVDCRPYFSFTNSSIRGSVNVNLNSVVVRRSRGGPVPLQFVIPDERALLRLREGSISAIVALDDRTSHWQKLKKDSVAQIVINTLSHLASGANICFLKGGYENFHSQYPELCTEMKTVDQSGSETEKRVNSSHSEKLSHHKPDYDQGKPVEILPFLYLGSAYHASRQDYLCDLHITALLNVSRRDLQPTKGHYDYKWIPVEDSHMADISSHFQEAIEFIDHVKQSGGKVLVHCEAGISRSPTICMAYIMRTQQLRLDAAFDIIKQRRAVVSPNFSFMGQLLQFESEVLSTAPAHAATPEPATPCAPESACFFANDFTTTFNSKNFEPSVFTLPTSCLQAPVHHQFKLSPITALP